In Virgibacillus sp. NKC19-16, a single genomic region encodes these proteins:
- a CDS encoding PH domain-containing protein, which yields MRQPPVNRIARDAIKAWKITAAIYISVLWLATIGVAIITYNYTVSYWFISIAVLISALSTYLFVFLLPKIRWRRWRYEVFEQEIYIQHGILIVSRTLVPMIRVQHVDTQQGPILRKFGLASVTISTAATTHEIPALLEEDASDLRDSISALARVDEDDV from the coding sequence ATGAGACAGCCACCGGTAAATCGGATCGCGCGTGACGCGATAAAAGCGTGGAAAATAACAGCAGCAATATATATTAGCGTCCTTTGGTTAGCGACTATCGGCGTAGCCATTATTACTTATAATTATACGGTTTCCTATTGGTTTATAAGTATTGCTGTACTAATCAGCGCCTTAAGTACATATTTATTTGTATTTTTGCTCCCTAAGATTCGCTGGAGGAGATGGCGTTATGAGGTTTTTGAACAGGAAATATATATACAACATGGGATATTAATTGTTTCGCGAACGTTGGTGCCAATGATTCGGGTACAGCATGTGGATACACAGCAGGGACCTATTTTGAGGAAATTCGGGCTGGCTAGTGTGACCATCTCAACTGCAGCAACAACCCATGAGATTCCGGCTTTACTCGAGGAGGATGCGTCAGATCTAAGGGATAGTATTTCTGCATTGGCAAGGGTGGATGAAGATGATGTCTGA
- the acpS gene encoding holo-ACP synthase: MIKGIGIDLIELDRIQNSMEKNNRFVDRILTQNEKNVFTQLQNRRRKTEFLAGRYAVKEAFAKANGTGIGKLSFQHIEVTVDENGAPFMKVRGFEGENIFISITHSRDYAAAQVIIEDN; this comes from the coding sequence ATGATAAAAGGTATTGGGATTGATTTAATAGAATTGGATCGTATTCAAAACAGTATGGAGAAAAATAATCGATTTGTTGATCGAATTTTAACACAAAATGAAAAAAATGTATTTACCCAATTGCAAAACAGGCGAAGAAAAACGGAATTTCTTGCTGGAAGGTATGCCGTGAAAGAGGCATTTGCGAAGGCGAATGGTACAGGAATTGGGAAATTGAGCTTTCAGCATATCGAGGTAACCGTAGATGAAAATGGGGCTCCATTTATGAAAGTGCGCGGGTTTGAAGGGGAAAATATATTTATATCGATTACGCACAGCAGGGATTATGCAGCAGCCCAGGTCATTATTGAGGATAATTAA
- a CDS encoding PP2C family protein-serine/threonine phosphatase, with translation MDKTMKLDAANYKDLLKHYIETRDEQSLYGVEQVSKSFISNNILPEEIINLHIQALSDIYPNLSEEFQHSMDFLLEAMISYGLAHQEFQVLREEQMTMKSEISVAASMQDSLLHTTKPEIDGLDIGVISVPAHQMNGDYHHFIKGKDGSIGITIADVIGKGIPAALCMSMIKYSMESYPEESMYPKAILKNLNRVVERNVDASMFITMLHAQYLPTENTLQYASAGHEPGFFYNSETKVFEEITAKGLLLGVLPDTDYKQYERKLHKGDMVVLLTDGVTESKDGERFIEREEVLDVISQYAHLPAQEMVNRVYKHFERMQDFQLRDDFTLLILKKDV, from the coding sequence ATGGATAAGACGATGAAACTAGATGCAGCAAATTATAAGGATTTACTGAAACATTATATTGAAACTCGAGACGAACAATCATTGTACGGTGTTGAACAAGTCAGCAAGTCGTTTATTAGTAATAATATTCTCCCGGAAGAGATTATCAATTTGCATATACAGGCATTGAGCGATATATACCCGAATCTCTCTGAGGAGTTCCAGCATTCGATGGACTTTTTGCTGGAAGCAATGATTTCTTACGGGCTGGCACATCAGGAATTTCAAGTATTGCGGGAAGAACAAATGACAATGAAATCGGAAATATCTGTTGCTGCAAGTATGCAGGACAGTCTGCTTCATACGACAAAACCTGAAATAGATGGCCTCGATATAGGTGTCATAAGTGTTCCGGCACATCAGATGAATGGAGACTACCATCATTTTATAAAAGGAAAGGATGGGTCAATCGGTATTACCATTGCTGATGTTATCGGAAAAGGCATACCTGCCGCATTATGTATGTCCATGATCAAATATTCCATGGAGAGCTATCCGGAAGAATCTATGTATCCAAAGGCTATATTAAAGAATTTAAACCGAGTTGTAGAACGAAATGTTGACGCCAGCATGTTTATCACCATGTTACACGCACAATACCTCCCCACGGAGAATACACTTCAATACGCTTCAGCAGGTCATGAACCGGGCTTTTTCTACAATTCTGAAACAAAGGTCTTTGAAGAGATTACAGCAAAAGGGCTTCTTCTAGGCGTTCTTCCTGATACGGATTATAAACAATATGAAAGAAAACTTCATAAGGGTGACATGGTTGTATTGTTAACAGACGGCGTCACGGAAAGTAAAGATGGGGAAAGGTTTATTGAAAGGGAAGAGGTATTGGATGTTATAAGTCAATATGCTCATCTGCCCGCACAGGAAATGGTTAACCGTGTTTATAAGCATTTTGAGCGGATGCAAGACTTCCAATTAAGAGACGACTTTACCTTATTAATTCTAAAAAAAGATGTTTAA
- a CDS encoding PH domain-containing protein: MSEPKRLHPAAIIFNFIKGIREFIFVLIFGFITFRDQSFGYFILIVLLLALIIVAYSVISWYRYTYRVEEEELRIEYGIFIRKKRYISKNRIQSIDLTQGVIHRIFKLAKVQIETAGSGNGSEASLKAVKFTEAQTLRDELKNEDTQATELDPETEAETTNHPFYKISFKRLFVAGSTSGSIGVIFVLALGALEFERFIPDRFFDNAMSWVIGLSIMLIVGFALALLLFLWLLGIAGTMIKYGNFTITKYKDELFITRGLLEKKQITIPLGRIQAVGIQESVIRQPLGFVTVFAEVAGGSLDQGEDFSTVLFPIMKRDEVEEFLQEILPDYAEQPQDFNPLPKRALTFYLFRTMVPIILLGIAVMFLLPQFSWVIIILLIGGLYLGFLRYRAGGYYLKENRLMVRYRVLSKTTMLMYHKRIQAFEKTQHKIQKAKKLATLKLSIIGKLGTGKHYTIKELDEADLDQLSDWYSYRK, translated from the coding sequence ATGTCTGAACCTAAGCGCCTGCATCCAGCAGCAATTATATTTAATTTTATCAAGGGTATCAGGGAATTTATCTTTGTTCTTATATTTGGTTTTATTACATTTAGGGACCAGTCTTTTGGTTACTTTATTCTAATCGTATTACTTTTGGCACTTATTATCGTCGCCTATAGTGTTATTTCATGGTATCGGTATACGTATCGAGTGGAGGAGGAAGAGCTGCGCATTGAATATGGCATTTTTATTCGGAAAAAGCGGTATATCTCCAAAAATCGGATTCAATCTATCGACCTAACACAAGGTGTCATTCATCGTATATTTAAACTGGCAAAGGTTCAAATTGAAACGGCAGGTAGTGGAAATGGATCGGAGGCCTCGTTAAAAGCGGTTAAATTTACAGAAGCTCAAACGTTAAGAGATGAATTGAAAAATGAAGATACGCAAGCAACAGAACTAGATCCAGAAACAGAAGCAGAAACCACAAATCACCCCTTTTATAAAATTTCATTTAAACGGCTATTTGTCGCAGGATCTACGTCGGGGAGTATCGGAGTAATATTCGTTTTAGCCTTAGGTGCTTTGGAGTTTGAGCGATTTATACCGGATCGATTTTTTGACAATGCAATGAGTTGGGTTATTGGTTTAAGTATTATGTTAATCGTAGGATTCGCATTGGCACTTTTGCTATTCCTTTGGCTATTAGGAATAGCCGGAACTATGATCAAATATGGGAATTTTACCATTACAAAATATAAGGATGAGCTGTTTATCACACGAGGTCTACTCGAGAAAAAGCAGATAACGATACCACTTGGCAGAATTCAAGCGGTCGGCATTCAAGAAAGTGTGATAAGACAACCGCTGGGATTTGTTACTGTATTTGCTGAGGTAGCTGGAGGCTCTCTGGATCAAGGAGAAGACTTCTCTACTGTTTTATTTCCGATTATGAAAAGAGATGAAGTAGAGGAATTTTTGCAGGAAATTCTACCGGATTATGCAGAGCAGCCTCAAGATTTTAACCCGCTGCCTAAACGTGCGCTCACCTTTTATTTATTCCGCACGATGGTTCCGATTATTTTACTTGGGATTGCAGTAATGTTTCTCCTGCCACAGTTTAGCTGGGTGATAATCATTTTACTAATTGGCGGTTTATATCTAGGGTTTTTACGATATCGAGCTGGCGGATATTATTTGAAAGAGAATCGTTTAATGGTACGTTATCGCGTGCTTAGCAAAACGACAATGCTTATGTATCATAAACGGATTCAAGCATTCGAGAAAACACAACATAAAATTCAAAAGGCTAAAAAGTTAGCAACCCTAAAATTGTCCATTATTGGAAAACTGGGCACAGGGAAACACTACACTATAAAAGAACTGGACGAAGCTGATCTGGATCAATTATCGGATTGGTATTCCTATCGTAAATAA
- a CDS encoding STAS domain-containing protein: MRIPILKLNNYLLVSIQTEIDDKTAIQFQEDLLDKIHKNGSSGVVIDLTSVEVIDSFIAKVLGDVVTMSDLMGAKVVLTGIQPAVAMTLIDLGIHLKNVPTALDLEQGLVKLYQELGE, encoded by the coding sequence GTGCGAATACCAATTCTTAAATTAAACAATTATTTATTAGTGTCTATCCAAACAGAGATAGACGATAAGACGGCTATACAATTTCAGGAAGACTTATTGGATAAAATCCACAAAAATGGTTCATCCGGAGTAGTGATTGACTTAACATCCGTGGAGGTCATCGATTCGTTTATTGCGAAGGTACTCGGGGACGTTGTTACTATGTCAGATCTCATGGGGGCAAAGGTAGTTTTAACAGGTATCCAGCCAGCGGTTGCCATGACCTTGATTGATTTAGGTATTCACTTAAAAAATGTCCCAACGGCTTTAGACCTGGAACAAGGACTTGTTAAACTTTACCAGGAATTGGGGGAATAG
- the alr gene encoding alanine racemase, with translation MTDHFYRDTWVEVNLDAIGYNIKQMKEKLPKSSNIIAVVKADGYGHGSVPVAKRALEAGAKALAVALLEEALVLREAGIDAPILVLGRTSPEAAPVASDHDITLTFFQEEWLQEVNTYKLEKNLKLHMKWDTGMGRIGIRTEEELKNILDALNKNPSIYLTGVFTHFATADEEDLTYFYKQKARFGALWAFFKENWPHDASIHIGNSAASIRLPEEMHDYIRFGISMYGLYPSGAVKAKRQIDLKQAFSLHSRLISVKKIAPGESVSYGATYTAEKSEWIGTIPIGYGDGWIRKLQGISVLVDGKRMPIVGRICMDQTMIQLDTEYPIGTKVTLIGAQDSDVIEMDEIANYVDTINYEIPCIINKRVPRIYTPNK, from the coding sequence GTGACGGACCATTTTTATAGAGATACGTGGGTAGAAGTAAATCTTGATGCAATTGGGTATAATATCAAGCAAATGAAGGAAAAACTACCTAAAAGTAGCAATATAATTGCAGTAGTAAAAGCAGACGGATATGGTCATGGGAGTGTACCGGTTGCTAAAAGAGCATTAGAGGCTGGAGCCAAAGCCTTAGCTGTTGCATTACTGGAAGAAGCACTCGTATTACGGGAAGCTGGCATCGATGCACCTATACTAGTGCTCGGCCGCACTTCTCCAGAAGCTGCACCAGTCGCATCTGATCATGACATTACGCTGACATTTTTTCAAGAAGAATGGCTGCAGGAAGTTAATACCTATAAATTGGAGAAAAATTTAAAACTCCATATGAAATGGGATACGGGCATGGGGAGGATTGGTATCCGCACGGAAGAGGAATTAAAAAATATCCTGGATGCATTAAATAAAAATCCAAGCATATATTTAACTGGAGTGTTTACACATTTCGCTACTGCCGATGAGGAAGATTTGACTTATTTTTACAAGCAAAAAGCACGCTTCGGGGCATTATGGGCTTTCTTTAAGGAAAACTGGCCACACGATGCGTCCATTCATATTGGCAATAGTGCTGCTTCGATTCGCCTACCGGAGGAGATGCATGATTATATTCGCTTCGGTATTTCAATGTATGGATTGTATCCATCAGGGGCGGTGAAGGCTAAAAGGCAGATTGATTTAAAACAAGCCTTCTCCTTGCATAGCAGACTCATTTCTGTGAAAAAGATAGCCCCCGGTGAGTCTGTAAGCTACGGGGCTACCTATACAGCGGAAAAATCGGAATGGATTGGTACGATCCCTATTGGGTATGGGGATGGATGGATACGCAAACTCCAAGGCATTTCTGTATTAGTGGATGGGAAGCGCATGCCCATTGTCGGCAGGATTTGTATGGATCAGACGATGATTCAATTAGACACGGAATACCCAATCGGTACAAAGGTGACGTTAATCGGTGCGCAAGATAGTGACGTCATTGAAATGGATGAAATAGCAAATTATGTAGATACGATTAATTACGAAATTCCATGTATCATTAATAAACGCGTTCCACGGATTTATACCCCAAATAAATAG
- a CDS encoding type II toxin-antitoxin system PemK/MazF family toxin: MIVQRGEVYFADLSPVVGSEQGGVRPVLILQNDIGNRFSPTVIVAAITAQIQKAKLPTHVEINAKRYGFDRNSVILLEQIRTLDKQRLTDKITKLDNEMMKKIDQALEISLGLKDMYGH; encoded by the coding sequence TTGATCGTTCAAAGAGGCGAAGTATATTTCGCCGACCTTTCCCCTGTGGTTGGATCAGAGCAGGGGGGCGTACGCCCGGTATTGATCCTGCAAAATGATATAGGAAATCGCTTTAGCCCTACGGTTATTGTTGCCGCGATTACAGCACAGATTCAAAAGGCTAAACTGCCGACGCATGTAGAAATAAATGCAAAACGTTATGGATTTGATCGTAATTCTGTAATCTTGCTGGAACAGATTCGAACCCTGGATAAACAGCGTTTGACAGACAAAATTACAAAATTAGATAATGAAATGATGAAGAAAATAGACCAGGCATTAGAAATAAGTCTCGGACTTAAAGATATGTATGGTCATTAG
- a CDS encoding anti-sigma regulatory factor encodes METQSRMNIQQELDIVGARQLGRDIAKKIGFGTVDQARIATAISELARNIYLYAEDGQICFEVIDNLGRNGMSIISIDSGPGISDISLVIQDGYTTSGGLGAGLPGVKRLMDEFDIQSEAGSGTKIKTVKWLK; translated from the coding sequence ATGGAAACTCAATCCCGCATGAATATTCAACAAGAATTGGATATTGTTGGTGCCAGGCAGCTTGGCCGTGACATTGCAAAAAAAATCGGATTCGGCACCGTTGATCAGGCGCGTATCGCAACGGCGATATCTGAATTAGCTCGTAATATCTACTTATATGCAGAAGATGGACAAATTTGCTTTGAAGTGATTGACAACCTCGGTCGAAATGGGATGTCTATTATTTCTATTGATTCAGGACCTGGGATAAGTGATATATCTCTCGTCATACAGGACGGTTATACGACTTCCGGCGGCTTAGGTGCAGGACTTCCAGGTGTAAAACGTCTAATGGACGAGTTTGATATACAATCGGAAGCTGGTAGTGGCACAAAGATAAAAACGGTCAAATGGCTCAAGTAA
- a CDS encoding LolA family protein, which translates to MKKKLSIWVTIAIGLILVLAACGEKSQEDVAGDLEENLEDMSGYKAEAVMEMNTGQENQQFNIDIWHQNESEEEDFYRVGLTNNQDEQGSQIILKNEDGVFVLTPALNKHFEFQSEWPNNSSQPYLYQSLITDVLNDEEAEFEATESNYVFRTKTNYQSNNNLPFQEIHFDKDTLTPVLVKVLDQDQNTLVQVEFTSFDTDPSFEEDDFTIDKNMETAATVDEPVSGDGTQGQLTVLYPTYMAGADLTEKKDVELENGKRSILTFEGEKNFTLVEETTEVQPTLSSPQEVKGDIVNLGHTVGAMSDNTLEWTHDGVDFTLASEELTREELIEVAQSVQSQEVK; encoded by the coding sequence ATGAAAAAAAAGTTAAGTATTTGGGTGACGATTGCAATCGGTTTAATTTTAGTACTGGCCGCTTGTGGTGAAAAGTCGCAGGAAGATGTGGCCGGAGATTTAGAAGAAAACCTGGAAGATATGAGCGGGTATAAGGCTGAGGCAGTAATGGAAATGAACACAGGGCAGGAAAATCAACAATTTAATATAGACATTTGGCATCAAAATGAAAGTGAAGAAGAGGACTTTTACAGGGTAGGGCTGACAAATAATCAAGATGAACAAGGTAGTCAAATCATTTTGAAAAATGAAGATGGCGTGTTTGTGCTTACCCCGGCATTGAATAAACATTTCGAATTTCAATCAGAATGGCCGAACAACAGCAGTCAACCATATTTATATCAATCGCTTATCACCGATGTGTTAAATGATGAAGAGGCAGAATTTGAAGCAACGGAATCGAATTATGTTTTCAGGACAAAAACAAATTATCAAAGTAACAACAACCTGCCATTTCAGGAAATTCACTTTGATAAAGATACCCTTACACCAGTGCTTGTAAAAGTGCTTGACCAGGATCAAAATACATTGGTACAAGTGGAGTTTACAAGCTTCGATACTGATCCGAGCTTTGAAGAGGATGACTTTACAATAGATAAAAATATGGAAACTGCCGCAACGGTAGATGAGCCGGTATCAGGTGATGGAACCCAAGGTCAGCTGACAGTTCTTTATCCAACGTATATGGCTGGTGCTGACTTAACCGAAAAGAAAGATGTTGAATTAGAGAATGGGAAAAGATCTATATTGACATTTGAAGGTGAAAAGAATTTCACACTTGTTGAAGAGACAACAGAAGTGCAGCCAACTTTATCCTCTCCGCAAGAAGTGAAGGGGGATATCGTAAATCTGGGTCATACTGTCGGAGCCATGTCGGACAATACGCTGGAATGGACTCATGATGGCGTAGATTTCACGTTGGCAAGTGAAGAATTAACAAGAGAAGAATTAATCGAAGTAGCCCAATCTGTTCAAAGTCAAGAAGTGAAATAA
- a CDS encoding CopG family ribbon-helix-helix protein, with protein sequence MSESLQEVLVKLPTNLLNEVDGLMKYENSDLSDFISQATKNYLDQKRDEHIQQFRETMKKGYQEMGRINLTIASEAFQAEEEAENTLERSVIGV encoded by the coding sequence TTGTCAGAGAGCTTGCAGGAGGTCTTAGTGAAGTTACCAACAAACCTATTGAATGAGGTGGATGGATTAATGAAATACGAAAACAGTGATTTAAGTGATTTCATAAGTCAGGCGACGAAAAACTACCTGGATCAAAAGAGAGATGAGCATATACAACAATTTCGCGAAACGATGAAGAAGGGTTATCAGGAAATGGGACGGATTAATTTAACAATCGCTTCAGAAGCCTTTCAGGCCGAAGAGGAGGCTGAAAACACCCTCGAGCGCTCTGTGATAGGGGTGTAG
- a CDS encoding rhomboid family intramembrane serine protease has protein sequence MFIRTERSVKEFIQFYPIVAGLVIIHIALWLLIDLLQLQFGTVLYQWGVGSNFLIDQGQYWRLFTPVFLHAGLTHMLFNSFALVLFGPALEQMLGKAKFLVAYFGAGIAGNLATYAFGPSDIWYTHLGASGAIYGLFGMYVFMIAFRKHLIDPGSTQVVMIIFIIGLIMTFVRSNINVNAHIFGFIGGFAIAPLVLANAKPFSPWRNRRRYQDDDSIQFDPNRWKKKRVSKKKIIWIVVGILVLLGILGRLNIL, from the coding sequence ATGTTTATTCGAACGGAAAGAAGCGTGAAGGAGTTTATTCAGTTCTATCCAATTGTGGCAGGATTAGTCATTATACATATCGCTTTATGGTTACTCATCGATCTATTGCAACTTCAGTTTGGAACAGTTCTTTACCAATGGGGTGTTGGCAGCAATTTTTTAATTGATCAAGGACAATACTGGCGCCTATTTACTCCCGTATTTTTGCATGCTGGTCTCACGCATATGTTATTTAATTCATTTGCACTTGTATTATTTGGTCCAGCCCTAGAGCAAATGCTGGGAAAAGCTAAATTCCTTGTTGCTTATTTCGGGGCCGGAATAGCAGGGAACCTTGCCACATATGCTTTCGGCCCATCTGACATTTGGTATACCCATCTTGGAGCATCTGGAGCCATTTATGGTTTGTTTGGTATGTACGTATTCATGATCGCATTCCGCAAACATCTCATCGATCCGGGAAGCACGCAAGTCGTCATGATCATATTTATTATTGGATTAATTATGACTTTTGTTCGCTCAAATATTAATGTTAACGCCCATATATTTGGCTTCATCGGCGGATTTGCGATCGCCCCGCTCGTCCTGGCAAATGCCAAGCCCTTTTCCCCCTGGAGGAACCGGCGGCGCTACCAGGATGATGATTCCATCCAATTTGATCCAAATCGATGGAAGAAAAAGAGAGTTTCTAAGAAAAAAATAATATGGATTGTTGTAGGCATCCTTGTTTTACTCGGGATACTTGGGAGACTTAATATATTATAA
- a CDS encoding RsbT co-antagonist protein RsbRA: MDEKFKYIVLDNSEIIVQMWMDEINSLKQDNYTATISDELFESTNREFVNVIFTSIKNQGNIKAVEDFSEKIINLGWPLSYITDGLQVFRRVTVDYILSQSEQVDSSFISDVLKSVDEWVEPIIRLLVNEYSGSWEHTLSMQRVALQELSAPLIPVVDSITVMPLVGTIDTERAKLIMENLLDGVMKHNSEVVLIDITGVPVVDTMVAHHIIQAAEAVRLVGATCILVGIRPEIAQTIVTLGIDLDKFPTKSSLKKGFISALEITNRQIVDLENKGEDIEKLIESLQGK; the protein is encoded by the coding sequence ATGGATGAGAAATTTAAATACATTGTACTAGATAACAGTGAAATAATTGTTCAGATGTGGATGGATGAAATTAATTCACTGAAACAAGATAATTATACAGCTACAATTTCGGATGAGTTGTTTGAAAGTACGAACAGAGAGTTTGTAAATGTTATATTCACTAGTATCAAAAATCAAGGCAACATAAAAGCTGTTGAGGATTTTTCCGAGAAAATCATTAATTTGGGATGGCCTCTGAGTTATATTACAGACGGCTTACAAGTGTTCAGAAGAGTGACGGTGGATTATATATTAAGTCAGTCCGAACAAGTAGACTCAAGCTTTATCTCAGATGTATTAAAGAGTGTAGATGAATGGGTTGAACCAATTATTCGTCTATTAGTGAATGAATATTCGGGTAGTTGGGAACACACGCTCTCCATGCAGCGGGTTGCCTTGCAGGAATTATCTGCACCACTTATCCCAGTCGTGGACAGTATTACTGTAATGCCGCTGGTCGGTACAATTGATACGGAGCGGGCAAAATTAATTATGGAGAACTTGCTTGACGGTGTGATGAAGCACAATTCAGAGGTTGTATTAATTGACATAACGGGTGTTCCCGTCGTTGACACTATGGTCGCCCATCATATTATTCAAGCAGCTGAAGCAGTGAGACTCGTGGGGGCAACTTGCATTCTTGTCGGGATCCGTCCGGAAATTGCACAGACAATCGTCACTCTCGGCATCGATCTGGATAAATTCCCTACAAAAAGCTCATTGAAAAAAGGCTTTATAAGCGCTCTGGAAATCACTAACAGACAAATTGTTGATCTTGAGAATAAAGGTGAAGATATTGAAAAACTAATTGAATCTTTACAAGGGAAGTGA
- a CDS encoding NAD(P)H-hydrate dehydratase → MYIVTAKEMYDIDHYTMQEIGMDGKLLMENAGRAICARMDAGLSKGNRITVFAGSGNNGGDGFVIARTLLNQMYVVHVVQVVQDAKITGDALYHKHLFLKCGGSLRTLEAENDINGIIKRSDVVVDAMIGIGIKGKLREALNRIVSVLNDSDACIVSVDIPSGLPADEGALAAAEFTAVQADYTFVVGAPKMSAFLEATAPFYGDWETVSIGFPEAVFQKYTDKHVWGHDEFRQTMPERKVYDHKGDHGRGLVIGGSKTMPGALAMTVKAALKAGSGLITAGTSEEVIRVIASESVEATYLVVSETNGHLTNDTPVSLEGYDAIALGVGMGQNEETRSLVHRLLDQAESPVVIDADGLHHTKSDLSILRARPDPTIMTPHPGEMAMLLDIFVHELLSKPFQYSLEFARRHNVYLVLKGKHTIITTPGGKQAVNTTGNPGLAKGGSGDVLTGIILAQLMQKQNIFQALCNACFIHGRSAELLVEDTHSYHDLMASDVIGGISKVYRTIF, encoded by the coding sequence GTGTATATTGTCACCGCAAAAGAAATGTACGATATTGATCACTACACAATGCAGGAAATTGGAATGGATGGAAAGCTTTTAATGGAGAATGCGGGAAGGGCTATCTGCGCCCGAATGGATGCGGGTCTGAGTAAGGGAAATCGTATAACCGTGTTTGCAGGTTCCGGAAATAATGGCGGAGACGGATTTGTCATCGCAAGGACGTTGCTGAATCAGATGTACGTGGTTCACGTTGTACAAGTGGTTCAGGACGCGAAAATTACCGGCGATGCGCTTTATCATAAGCATTTATTTTTAAAATGCGGGGGGTCATTACGAACGCTTGAGGCTGAGAATGATATAAATGGCATCATAAAGCGTTCTGATGTAGTCGTTGATGCCATGATAGGGATAGGTATCAAAGGGAAGCTGCGAGAAGCCCTAAACAGGATTGTATCTGTTTTAAATGATTCAGATGCTTGTATCGTTTCTGTCGATATTCCATCAGGCCTTCCAGCAGATGAAGGGGCCCTCGCCGCTGCTGAGTTTACAGCTGTACAAGCAGATTATACGTTTGTTGTCGGTGCTCCGAAAATGAGCGCATTTCTAGAGGCTACCGCACCTTTTTATGGAGACTGGGAAACAGTTTCTATTGGTTTTCCTGAAGCGGTTTTTCAGAAATATACCGATAAACACGTATGGGGTCACGATGAATTCAGGCAAACAATGCCGGAGCGCAAAGTTTATGACCATAAAGGGGATCACGGACGAGGGCTCGTTATTGGTGGGAGTAAAACAATGCCCGGGGCACTAGCAATGACAGTGAAAGCAGCGCTGAAAGCTGGATCAGGATTAATTACGGCAGGGACTTCTGAGGAGGTTATTCGTGTGATTGCTTCTGAAAGTGTTGAGGCTACGTATCTAGTAGTTTCGGAGACAAACGGTCATTTAACGAATGACACGCCTGTTTCACTTGAAGGTTATGATGCGATTGCGCTAGGGGTTGGCATGGGGCAAAACGAGGAAACACGTTCACTTGTCCATCGTCTACTTGATCAGGCCGAGAGCCCAGTCGTTATTGATGCGGATGGCTTACACCATACCAAATCGGACCTGTCCATATTAAGGGCGAGACCTGATCCTACGATCATGACACCACACCCGGGCGAAATGGCTATGCTGCTGGATATTTTTGTCCATGAGCTTTTATCAAAACCGTTTCAGTATTCCTTGGAATTTGCGCGAAGGCATAATGTCTATTTGGTACTAAAAGGAAAGCACACGATTATTACCACGCCGGGCGGCAAGCAAGCTGTAAATACGACTGGGAATCCGGGACTCGCCAAAGGCGGAAGCGGGGATGTACTTACAGGAATTATTCTAGCACAGCTAATGCAGAAGCAGAATATTTTCCAAGCATTGTGTAACGCATGTTTCATCCATGGTAGGTCTGCGGAATTATTAGTAGAAGATACACATTCTTACCATGATTTAATGGCATCTGATGTGATCGGTGGTATTTCAAAGGTATATCGTACTATTTTCTAA